A region of Desulfurellaceae bacterium DNA encodes the following proteins:
- a CDS encoding prenyltransferase, whose amino-acid sequence MLLNPAMWWRAIRVIPRLDKDEWNGLDLIARWLIATRAAVLIITLLSAAIAGLLAYRAGQFSWQLWLVLTLGLLMAHATNNLLNDLTDHLTGADTDNSFRSQYGPQPLEHGLMSRRENLCYALVTGLIAVAAGGYLVSVGGSGVLVLLAVGAFFVLFYSYPLKYFGLGELAVLVVWGPLMIAGGYYVLTGGWTWSVVLASLPYGLGATTVIFGKHIDKLSTDRAKRIYTLPVLIGERTARYAVIGMMAAQYALVGCLVASRFFSPVLLLVLLATRTFGLVIRVYRQPRPEHMPPEYRADIWPLWFVAFAFLHNRKFGGLFLLGLGLEAGLRQLAWLD is encoded by the coding sequence ATGCTGCTCAATCCGGCCATGTGGTGGAGAGCCATCCGGGTCATTCCCCGACTCGATAAAGACGAGTGGAACGGCTTGGACCTGATCGCGCGGTGGCTGATCGCCACCCGGGCGGCCGTCCTCATCATCACCCTGCTGTCTGCGGCGATTGCCGGTCTGCTGGCCTACCGGGCCGGACAGTTCAGCTGGCAGCTGTGGCTGGTGCTGACGCTCGGTCTGCTGATGGCCCATGCCACCAATAACCTGCTGAACGATCTGACCGATCACCTGACCGGCGCCGATACGGACAACTCCTTCCGCAGCCAGTACGGCCCACAGCCGCTTGAGCACGGGCTGATGAGCCGGCGGGAAAATCTATGCTACGCGCTGGTCACCGGCCTGATTGCCGTCGCCGCGGGTGGCTATCTGGTCAGTGTGGGGGGCAGCGGCGTCCTGGTGCTGTTGGCGGTCGGCGCTTTCTTTGTGCTGTTCTACAGCTATCCGCTCAAGTATTTCGGCCTCGGCGAGCTGGCCGTGCTGGTGGTGTGGGGACCGCTCATGATCGCTGGGGGCTATTATGTGCTGACCGGCGGCTGGACGTGGTCGGTCGTGCTGGCGAGTTTGCCCTACGGCCTGGGAGCAACCACGGTCATCTTCGGCAAACACATCGACAAGCTGAGTACCGACCGCGCCAAGCGCATCTACACCCTGCCGGTCCTGATCGGGGAGCGGACCGCGCGTTATGCGGTCATCGGGATGATGGCGGCCCAGTACGCGTTGGTGGGCTGTCTGGTCGCCAGCCGGTTTTTCAGCCCGGTTCTGCTGCTGGTGCTGCTGGCGACCCGGACCTTTGGGCTGGTGATCCGGGTCTATCGCCAGCCCCGACCGGAACACATGCCGCCCGAGTACCGGGCCGATATCTGGCCGCTGTGGTTTGTCGCCTTTGCGTTTTTGCACAACCGGAAATTCGGCGGGCTTTTTCTGCTCGGTCTGGGGCTCGAAGCCGGGCTGCGGCAGCTGGCCTGGCTGGACTGA
- a CDS encoding CoA transferase, which produces MPGPLAGYRVIDVTQMLSGPMSTMILGDQGADVIKVEPPQAGDLTRAFSSTGISPTFSMINRNKRSVAIDLKCERGVSLLKQLVAESDVFVQNFRPGAVERLGIDEPTLRRVKPELIYVSISGFGEVGPYTHKRVYDPVIQALSGLTDIQRDPVTGRPKMMRLVIPDKVTALTAAQAMTAALLARERTGTGQHVRLAMLDAVVSFLWPEGMAYHTFVRNGEAVSRPPDTRDLIFETADGYITAGAMSDKEWAGMVRALDKPEWLEDERFRTPAGRMKHADARLDMTAEVMKTRTSAEWLARLDAEQVPCAPALSRQDMLTNEQIVANRLIVESEHPHVGRTRMTRPAARFAETPAELRLPAPMLGEHTEQVLTEIGLSSAQIVDLRAGGVFG; this is translated from the coding sequence ATGCCTGGACCGCTTGCCGGCTACCGTGTGATTGATGTGACACAGATGCTGTCTGGCCCGATGTCGACCATGATCCTGGGCGATCAGGGGGCCGACGTGATTAAGGTCGAGCCACCCCAGGCCGGAGACCTGACCCGGGCCTTCAGCAGCACAGGCATCTCGCCGACCTTCAGCATGATCAACCGCAACAAACGCTCGGTGGCCATCGACCTCAAGTGCGAGCGGGGAGTCAGCCTGCTCAAACAGCTGGTGGCCGAGTCGGATGTGTTTGTCCAGAACTTTCGGCCCGGCGCGGTCGAGCGTCTGGGCATAGACGAGCCGACCCTGCGCCGGGTCAAGCCCGAGCTGATCTATGTCTCGATCAGCGGCTTTGGCGAGGTCGGTCCGTATACGCATAAGCGGGTGTACGATCCGGTGATTCAGGCCCTGTCCGGCCTGACCGATATCCAGCGCGACCCCGTGACCGGACGGCCCAAGATGATGCGTCTGGTCATCCCGGACAAGGTGACGGCCCTGACCGCCGCCCAGGCCATGACTGCCGCGCTGCTGGCCCGCGAGCGGACGGGGACGGGCCAGCACGTGCGCCTGGCGATGCTGGATGCGGTGGTATCGTTTTTGTGGCCGGAGGGCATGGCCTACCACACCTTTGTGCGCAACGGCGAGGCTGTGTCGCGGCCGCCCGACACGCGTGACCTGATCTTCGAGACGGCCGACGGCTATATCACCGCCGGGGCGATGTCGGACAAGGAGTGGGCCGGCATGGTCCGAGCCCTGGACAAACCCGAGTGGCTTGAGGACGAGCGCTTTCGCACGCCGGCCGGGCGGATGAAACACGCCGACGCCCGGCTCGACATGACGGCCGAGGTCATGAAGACACGCACCAGCGCCGAGTGGCTGGCCCGGCTCGATGCCGAGCAGGTGCCGTGCGCGCCGGCCCTGAGCCGCCAGGACATGCTGACCAACGAGCAGATCGTGGCCAACCGGCTGATCGTCGAGTCCGAGCATCCGCACGTCGGTCGCACGCGCATGACCCGCCCGGCAGCCCGGTTTGCCGAAACCCCGGCCGAGCTGCGTTTGCCCGCGCCAATGCTGGGTGAACATACCGAGCAGGTCTTGACCGAGATAGGGCTGTCGTCGGCCCAGATCGTTGACCTCCGAGCCGGCGGCGTGTTCGGCTGA
- a CDS encoding M48 family metallopeptidase yields the protein MTTKAKGSCLDIRGIAVEVVHKDIKNLHVGVYPPSGHVRVAAPLRLDDEAVRLALISRLGWIRRRQAEFERQECQSRREFVTGESHYFKGRRYRLSVTEHAGRPRVRVLNNTTLELHTRPGDNRDTREAVLYQWYRSQLRSQLPSLLAKWEPKVGVTVDDLRIKRMKTRWGSCNIEAKRVWLNLELVKKPVSCLEYIVVHEMVHLIERSHNDRFRDLMDRLMPHWRMHRDELNRASLAHADWRY from the coding sequence GTGACTACTAAAGCCAAGGGCTCCTGCCTCGACATTCGTGGGATAGCGGTCGAGGTCGTCCACAAGGACATCAAGAATCTCCATGTTGGCGTGTACCCGCCGAGCGGTCATGTGCGGGTGGCCGCGCCGCTCCGTCTTGACGACGAAGCCGTGCGCCTGGCCCTTATCTCGCGCCTGGGATGGATTCGGCGGCGGCAGGCCGAGTTCGAGCGGCAGGAGTGCCAGTCTCGGCGGGAGTTCGTGACCGGCGAAAGCCATTACTTCAAGGGCCGCCGCTACCGGCTCAGCGTGACGGAGCACGCCGGACGGCCGAGGGTGCGTGTCCTTAACAACACGACTCTGGAACTGCACACCCGTCCAGGCGATAATCGGGACACCCGGGAGGCTGTACTTTATCAGTGGTACCGCAGCCAGTTACGCAGCCAGTTGCCGTCCCTCCTCGCCAAATGGGAGCCGAAAGTTGGCGTGACGGTCGATGACCTGCGAATCAAGAGGATGAAGACCCGCTGGGGTTCGTGCAACATCGAGGCCAAGCGTGTGTGGCTGAATCTTGAGCTGGTGAAGAAACCGGTCTCCTGCCTGGAGTACATCGTGGTGCATGAGATGGTCCACCTGATTGAGCGATCTCACAATGATCGGTTTCGAGATCTGATGGACAGACTCATGCCACACTGGCGCATGCATCGGGACGAACTCAACCGGGCGTCGCTCGCTCACGCAGACTGGCGTTACTGA
- a CDS encoding amidohydrolase family protein, with product MTPPQLPSLPMSGAIDADGHILEAPDLWETYLEAQYRDRAVRIRKDADGLEYLEVNGSPCKMVRRGAPSSLGVMDQLGGFTYQREPTGSGYVDNASFGSMDPTERLQRLDIENIERAFLYPTLGLLWEPECEDLELSMAYARAYNRWIVDFCSDSGGRLIPIAHIPFGLPELAEAELRRAAKDGAKGFFAPPFIWSRKAHGHPDHHPIFAAAQELGLPFGIHPSFEPHWAAPTRFGKMTGKDTAFFQNVALGNVIREGFTTLFQYGVFDLFPELKVIVLEVGAGWAGYWIERMDAAYESPLGKSVPLKHKPSDYFRRQCWISGDPDERSVAGVIPFVGEDRFFWASDFPHSDHPPEYIPNLIELVSLLPDSARPGLLGQNVLDCYGLS from the coding sequence ATGACGCCTCCACAACTGCCGAGCCTGCCCATGTCCGGCGCGATTGACGCCGACGGCCATATTCTCGAAGCCCCGGATCTGTGGGAAACATACCTGGAAGCCCAGTACCGCGACCGGGCCGTCCGCATCCGCAAGGACGCCGACGGCCTCGAATACCTCGAAGTCAACGGCAGCCCGTGCAAAATGGTCCGACGCGGGGCTCCCTCCAGCCTGGGCGTGATGGACCAGCTGGGCGGCTTCACCTACCAGCGCGAACCGACCGGCAGCGGCTATGTTGACAACGCCTCGTTTGGCTCAATGGACCCCACCGAGCGTCTCCAGCGCCTGGACATTGAGAACATCGAACGCGCGTTCCTGTATCCAACCCTGGGACTGTTGTGGGAGCCCGAGTGCGAGGATCTCGAGCTGTCGATGGCCTACGCCCGGGCCTACAACCGCTGGATCGTCGATTTTTGTTCCGATTCCGGCGGCCGTCTGATCCCGATCGCCCATATTCCGTTCGGCCTGCCCGAGCTGGCCGAGGCCGAGCTGCGTCGGGCGGCCAAAGACGGCGCCAAGGGCTTTTTCGCGCCACCGTTTATCTGGAGCCGCAAGGCTCACGGCCATCCCGACCACCACCCCATCTTTGCCGCCGCCCAGGAGCTGGGCCTGCCGTTCGGGATTCATCCGTCGTTTGAGCCGCACTGGGCCGCCCCGACCCGCTTTGGCAAGATGACGGGCAAAGACACCGCCTTTTTTCAGAACGTCGCCCTGGGCAACGTCATCCGCGAGGGCTTTACCACCCTGTTTCAGTACGGCGTATTCGACTTGTTTCCCGAACTCAAGGTGATTGTCCTGGAGGTTGGCGCGGGCTGGGCCGGCTACTGGATCGAGCGCATGGACGCCGCCTACGAGTCACCCCTGGGCAAGAGCGTGCCGCTCAAGCACAAGCCCAGCGACTACTTTCGGCGCCAGTGCTGGATTTCGGGTGACCCCGACGAGCGTTCGGTGGCCGGGGTGATTCCCTTTGTGGGTGAGGACCGGTTTTTCTGGGCCAGCGACTTCCCCCACTCCGACCACCCGCCCGAGTACATCCCCAACCTGATCGAACTCGTCTCCCTGCTGCCGGACTCGGCCCGGCCCGGCCTGCTGGGCCAGAACGTCCTGGACTGTTACGGCCTGAGCTGA
- a CDS encoding Glu/Leu/Phe/Val dehydrogenase, with amino-acid sequence MTTNLYAAAVRQFDKAARYLDLNPGLAAYLRLPKRELTVNFPVEMDDGSVRVFTGYRVHHSAALGPTKGGLRYHPSVSLDDTRALAMWMTWKCAVLGIPYGGAKGGVVCAPQELSVRELENLTRRYATEISVLMNPQGDIPAPDVGTGEREMAWIMDTYSMHHGYSVPAVVTGKPLAIGGSLGRREATGRGVMLTTLEALKRKRITIKGARVAVQGFGKVGAPAAYLTQERGAKIIAVSDAQGGVYHPGGLACRELVRHADQHGTVSGYPGAEPISNADLLQLECDVLMLCALENQVTAANAPSVRARIIAEGANGPLTPEADELLIDRGVFIIPDVLCNGGGVSVSYFEWVQGLQSFFWTEDEINERLRQIMVRGFHQVSRLAHEKRVDNRTASQILAIERVAAAMTQRGIYP; translated from the coding sequence ATGACCACCAATCTGTACGCGGCTGCGGTTCGACAGTTTGATAAAGCCGCCCGCTATCTCGATCTGAACCCCGGCCTTGCCGCCTATCTGCGCCTGCCAAAACGGGAACTGACGGTCAACTTCCCGGTTGAGATGGACGACGGGTCGGTGCGGGTGTTTACCGGCTATCGGGTCCACCACAGTGCCGCCTTGGGGCCGACCAAGGGCGGGCTGCGCTACCATCCTTCGGTCAGCCTGGACGATACCCGCGCCCTGGCCATGTGGATGACCTGGAAGTGCGCGGTCCTGGGCATCCCCTACGGCGGGGCAAAGGGCGGGGTGGTGTGTGCGCCGCAAGAGCTGTCGGTCCGAGAGCTCGAAAACCTCACCCGCCGCTACGCGACCGAAATCAGCGTGCTGATGAATCCCCAGGGCGATATCCCGGCCCCGGATGTCGGGACCGGCGAGCGGGAAATGGCCTGGATCATGGATACCTATTCCATGCACCACGGCTATTCCGTCCCGGCCGTGGTGACCGGCAAACCCCTGGCCATCGGCGGCTCGCTGGGTCGGCGCGAGGCCACCGGTCGGGGGGTCATGCTGACCACCCTGGAGGCCCTTAAACGCAAGAGAATTACAATCAAGGGCGCCCGGGTCGCAGTCCAGGGGTTTGGCAAGGTCGGGGCGCCGGCCGCGTATCTGACCCAGGAGCGTGGGGCCAAAATCATCGCCGTCAGCGATGCCCAGGGCGGCGTGTATCATCCCGGCGGGCTGGCCTGCCGCGAGCTGGTACGCCATGCCGACCAGCACGGCACGGTCAGCGGCTATCCCGGGGCAGAGCCGATCAGCAATGCCGACCTGCTCCAGCTGGAGTGTGACGTGCTGATGCTGTGTGCCCTGGAAAATCAGGTTACGGCCGCCAACGCCCCGTCTGTTCGGGCTCGCATCATTGCCGAAGGTGCCAACGGCCCGCTCACCCCCGAGGCTGACGAACTCCTGATCGATAGAGGGGTGTTCATTATCCCCGACGTGTTGTGCAACGGCGGCGGGGTGAGCGTGTCGTATTTCGAGTGGGTCCAGGGCCTGCAATCCTTTTTCTGGACCGAAGACGAAATCAACGAACGTCTGCGTCAGATCATGGTCCGCGGCTTTCATCAGGTCTCGCGCCTGGCCCACGAAAAACGGGTCGATAACCGGACCGCGTCCCAGATTCTGGCTATCGAACGGGTCGCCGCCGCCATGACCCAACGCGGGATCTATCCCTAG
- a CDS encoding TIGR01777 family oxidoreductase, translated as MPIFTRRSRIPAPAEEVFAWHARPGAFERLTPPWQSVEIVERSGGIEDGARVVLRLRAGPFARTWVAEHWDYAPGRQFRDRQLKGPFARWDHTHRIEPDGDAACYLEDRIDYALPLGPLGAVCGGAFTRRTLDRLFTYRHTVTRQDMVAHAAAQGGSPMHIAVTGSSGLLGSALVSFLAGGGHRLTRLVRSPATAGAAEIEWNPQAGRLEPSSLEGLDGFVHLAGENIAAGRWTAGQKARIRDSRINSTRLLSETLAKLSRPPKVLVCASAIGFYGDRGADLMSEDSPAGSGFLAEVCEAWEAASQPARDAGIRTVLLRIGVVLSPAGGALARLLLPFRLGAGGVIGSGDQYWSWIGLDDVIGAIHHALIHDALEGAVNAVAPQPVTNRVFTTTLGTVLGRPTLVPLPGFAARLVLGEMADALLLASTRVEPARLLASGYSFRQPELEGALRHCLGKQG; from the coding sequence ATGCCGATTTTCACCCGTCGTTCCCGTATTCCGGCCCCGGCCGAGGAGGTCTTTGCCTGGCACGCACGTCCGGGGGCTTTTGAGCGCCTGACTCCCCCCTGGCAGTCGGTCGAGATCGTGGAACGGAGCGGAGGGATTGAGGACGGCGCGCGGGTTGTCCTGCGCCTGCGGGCCGGTCCTTTTGCTCGGACCTGGGTTGCCGAACATTGGGATTATGCACCCGGTCGGCAGTTTCGCGACCGCCAGCTGAAGGGGCCGTTTGCGCGCTGGGATCATACCCATCGGATCGAACCGGACGGAGACGCGGCGTGTTATCTTGAGGATCGTATCGACTACGCACTGCCCCTCGGGCCGCTCGGCGCGGTGTGTGGCGGAGCCTTCACCCGCCGGACCCTCGACCGCCTGTTCACCTATCGACATACCGTGACCCGGCAGGATATGGTCGCCCACGCTGCTGCACAAGGAGGCTCGCCTATGCATATTGCCGTGACCGGCTCCAGCGGACTGCTCGGATCGGCGCTGGTATCTTTTCTGGCCGGCGGGGGACACCGCCTGACCCGTCTCGTCCGTTCGCCGGCCACGGCGGGCGCTGCCGAGATCGAGTGGAATCCCCAAGCCGGGCGCCTGGAACCGAGCAGCCTGGAGGGGCTGGACGGGTTTGTCCATCTGGCCGGCGAGAATATCGCCGCCGGACGCTGGACCGCCGGACAAAAGGCTCGTATTCGGGACAGCCGGATCAACTCGACCCGGTTGCTGAGTGAAACCCTGGCCAAACTCTCCCGGCCGCCCAAGGTCCTGGTGTGTGCCTCGGCCATCGGTTTCTACGGCGACCGGGGGGCCGACCTGATGTCGGAAGACAGTCCGGCCGGCAGCGGATTTCTGGCCGAGGTGTGCGAAGCCTGGGAGGCGGCCAGCCAGCCGGCCCGGGACGCCGGCATCCGCACCGTCCTGCTCCGCATCGGGGTGGTGCTGAGCCCGGCCGGCGGTGCCCTGGCCAGGCTGCTGCTGCCGTTCAGGCTGGGAGCCGGCGGGGTGATCGGCAGCGGAGACCAGTACTGGAGCTGGATCGGCCTGGATGACGTGATCGGGGCGATCCATCACGCCCTGATACACGATGCGCTTGAGGGGGCGGTCAATGCCGTGGCGCCCCAGCCCGTTACCAACCGGGTCTTCACCACAACCCTGGGCACGGTGCTCGGTCGCCCGACGCTTGTGCCGCTGCCGGGCTTTGCGGCTCGTCTGGTCCTCGGCGAGATGGCCGACGCGCTGCTGCTGGCCAGTACCCGGGTCGAGCCGGCCCGACTGCTGGCCAGCGGCTACAGCTTCCGTCAGCCCGAGCTGGAGGGCGCGCTGCGCCACTGTCTGGGCAAGCAAGGCTAG
- a CDS encoding SAM-dependent DNA methyltransferase — MKYVSGKPDTLLDVPAGGSFADMVQLKGDKEIGDKINKIIGRLAEANDLKGVIDQADFNDETKLGSGKEMQDRLSRLVAIFNALGFRANRTEGDDLLGDAYEYLMRHFATESGKSKGQFYTPAEVSRVMAQVVGISTDTRPDQTIYDPTCGSGSLLLKSADEAPYGISVYGQEMDNATWALARMNMAAELWQGNTLAAPYFTNGAGSLKTFDFAVANPPFSAKAWSSGLDPANDTCKRFEYGIPPAKNGDYAFLLHLITSLKSKGKGAIILPHGVLFRGNKEADIRRKLIQRGLIKGIIGLPANLFYGTGIPACILVIDKEQAHARTGIFMIDASKGFLKDGNKNRLRAQDIHQIVDVFTKQRMVPIEEIASSANNYNIPRNIDSSDPEDLHRSDSPGLGCCALLRC, encoded by the coding sequence ATGAAGTACGTCTCGGGCAAGCCCGATACGCTCCTCGACGTGCCCGCCGGAGGCAGCTTTGCCGACATGGTGCAGCTCAAGGGCGACAAGGAGATTGGCGACAAGATCAATAAGATCATCGGCCGACTCGCTGAGGCCAACGACCTCAAAGGCGTCATCGACCAGGCCGATTTTAACGATGAAACCAAGCTGGGCAGCGGCAAGGAGATGCAGGACCGGCTCTCCAGGCTGGTCGCCATCTTCAACGCTCTCGGCTTCCGCGCCAACCGGACTGAGGGCGACGACCTGCTGGGCGACGCCTACGAGTACCTGATGCGGCATTTCGCCACCGAGTCCGGGAAGAGCAAGGGGCAGTTCTACACCCCGGCCGAGGTCTCGCGCGTCATGGCCCAGGTGGTCGGCATCAGCACCGACACCCGCCCGGACCAGACCATCTACGATCCTACCTGTGGTTCGGGCTCGTTGCTGCTCAAATCCGCCGACGAAGCGCCGTATGGTATCAGCGTGTACGGCCAGGAAATGGACAATGCTACCTGGGCGCTGGCGCGGATGAACATGGCCGCCGAATTATGGCAGGGCAACACCCTGGCCGCCCCGTACTTCACAAACGGCGCCGGCAGCCTCAAGACTTTCGACTTCGCCGTGGCCAATCCCCCCTTCTCGGCCAAAGCCTGGTCCAGCGGGCTCGACCCGGCCAACGACACATGCAAGCGCTTCGAGTATGGCATCCCCCCGGCCAAGAATGGCGATTACGCCTTCCTCCTCCACCTCATCACGTCGCTCAAGAGCAAAGGCAAGGGCGCGATCATCCTGCCCCACGGCGTGCTGTTTCGCGGCAACAAAGAGGCTGATATCCGCCGCAAGCTCATCCAGCGCGGCCTGATCAAAGGCATCATCGGCCTGCCCGCCAACCTGTTCTACGGTACCGGCATCCCCGCCTGCATCCTGGTCATCGACAAGGAGCAGGCTCACGCTCGTACCGGCATTTTCATGATTGACGCCAGCAAGGGCTTTCTCAAGGACGGCAACAAGAACCGTCTGCGCGCCCAGGATATCCACCAGATCGTGGACGTGTTCACCAAGCAGAGGATGGTGCCGATAGAGGAGATCGCCAGCTCCGCCAACAACTACAACATCCCGCGTAACATTGACTCCAGCGACCCCGAGGACCTGCACAGATCTGATTCCCCCGGCCTTGGTTGTTGCGCGCTACTTCGCTGCTGA
- a CDS encoding ABC transporter ATP-binding protein: protein MAPPLIELRRLTKVYQEGERSHTVLREVNLTIQAGEFVVLLGRSGSGKSTLLNLISGIDMPTAGEVVVYPGLDESGPLSLARLSEQQRTLFRRRHIGFVFQFFNLLPTLSIQENILLPLELNGWDAERAEQASLAMLDRVGLADRAGDFADRLSGGEQQRVAIARALVHEPLLILADEPTGNLDIETGRTVLGLLDRLTRQAGKTLLMVTHSQEVIGMADRIFSIQDGHLLERLAGKSP from the coding sequence ATGGCTCCCCCACTGATCGAACTGCGCCGCCTGACCAAGGTCTACCAGGAGGGCGAACGCTCCCACACGGTCTTGCGTGAGGTCAACCTGACGATTCAGGCTGGCGAGTTCGTCGTGTTGCTGGGCCGTAGCGGTTCGGGCAAGTCCACCCTGCTGAATCTGATCAGCGGTATCGACATGCCGACCGCGGGCGAGGTGGTGGTCTATCCCGGCTTGGACGAGTCCGGTCCGCTGTCCCTGGCCCGGCTCAGCGAGCAGCAACGCACCCTCTTCCGCCGCCGGCATATCGGCTTTGTCTTTCAGTTTTTCAATCTGCTGCCCACCCTCAGCATTCAGGAAAATATCCTGCTGCCCCTGGAGCTGAACGGTTGGGACGCGGAACGGGCCGAGCAGGCCAGTCTGGCCATGCTCGACCGGGTCGGTCTGGCCGACCGGGCGGGCGACTTTGCCGACCGCCTGTCCGGGGGGGAGCAGCAGCGGGTGGCGATTGCCCGTGCCCTGGTGCATGAGCCACTCCTGATTCTGGCCGATGAGCCGACCGGCAATCTGGATATTGAGACCGGCCGCACGGTGCTCGGGCTGCTCGACCGTCTGACCCGCCAGGCCGGCAAGACCCTGCTGATGGTGACCCATAGCCAAGAGGTCATCGGCATGGCCGACCGCATTTTCAGCATCCAGGACGGACATCTGCTGGAACGGCTGGCCGGGAAATCGCCATGA
- a CDS encoding nitroreductase family deazaflavin-dependent oxidoreductase has translation MPETSPPPPSPWLVRFFRLPVAVYRLGLAGYERLFGQRWILVTTKGRRTGRPHAVMLDLVGHDTTTGRYYIQSGWGRRVDWVRNIEAHPLVEVQLGRRRFTARVVNVSGAEGTEWVLRFIKAHPLQSRLMARFMLGLELGSDEEMRAWIRDKAVVFGLDPQHG, from the coding sequence ATGCCCGAAACCTCCCCACCGCCCCCGAGCCCCTGGCTGGTGCGCTTCTTCCGCCTGCCGGTTGCCGTCTACCGCCTGGGTCTGGCGGGCTACGAACGGCTGTTTGGCCAACGCTGGATTCTGGTCACCACCAAAGGACGACGGACGGGCCGGCCCCACGCGGTCATGCTCGATCTGGTCGGACATGACACAACGACGGGACGCTACTACATTCAATCCGGCTGGGGCCGCCGCGTGGATTGGGTCCGCAATATCGAAGCCCACCCCCTTGTCGAGGTCCAGCTGGGCCGGCGGCGGTTTACCGCCCGGGTGGTCAATGTGTCCGGCGCGGAAGGGACCGAGTGGGTGCTGCGCTTTATAAAAGCCCATCCTCTCCAGTCGCGTCTGATGGCTAGGTTCATGCTGGGGCTGGAGCTGGGCTCAGACGAAGAGATGCGGGCGTGGATACGCGACAAGGCCGTGGTGTTCGGCCTTGATCCCCAGCACGGGTGA
- a CDS encoding PIN domain-containing protein, whose product MPLRMKHPRSEEVFIDTSAFYAVLDADDEVHAQARVGWTGLIRGGRLLVTSNYVCVETCALVQARLGMDAVRVLFDDMLPIVTVVMLDETLHTNAIATLLGANRRNLSLVDCTSFAVMHQRGTVRAFAFDQHFAEQGFQLVS is encoded by the coding sequence TTGCCGCTGCGTATGAAACACCCGAGGAGTGAAGAGGTATTTATTGACACGTCCGCTTTCTACGCCGTCCTGGACGCGGACGATGAGGTGCATGCTCAGGCACGCGTGGGGTGGACAGGACTGATCCGCGGCGGGAGACTATTGGTGACCTCGAATTATGTGTGTGTGGAAACCTGCGCTCTTGTTCAGGCAAGACTTGGGATGGATGCCGTGCGCGTGCTGTTCGATGATATGCTGCCGATAGTGACCGTGGTCATGCTCGATGAGACCCTTCACACAAACGCTATCGCCACCTTGCTCGGAGCCAACAGACGGAACCTGAGCTTGGTGGACTGCACAAGCTTCGCAGTGATGCACCAGCGTGGCACGGTCAGGGCGTTTGCCTTTGACCAGCACTTTGCCGAACAAGGCTTCCAACTCGTGTCGTAG